AGTAAACAAAATGCCCACAAGGATCCCCTCCAAATAAATATAGTTAAATGCGACATCGGCATGAAGGAATCCATCAATGAGGCCTTCCAAAATGTCCAAACTAATAATAGTATAGATAAGGAAAAGGACCAATGGGGAAACCAATCAATGGGGAGTGTCCAAAGGAGGAATAATCCCCCTCACTCTCAGCAAGAGAGGGGGCAACCCCTAAACGATGTGGATGTCCTCATCTGCAACGCCGCTTACATCTGTACCGAAGAAAATAGTAAACTTCAAATGTACGATTTGCTATACACAGTAAATACAAATATTTACGGCCACATTGATGTTATATCAAGGGTGGTTAAGAAtatgaagcaaaaaagaaaaggatttattttgttcgttAATTCTGAGGGAGCACTTTATCCCGTTTATGGCTATTCCTATTATTTAATGAGCAAAACATGTCTGTGgacttatacatatattttagaCCAGGAATTAAAACActataatatacatttttcGAACGCGTTTCTCCCATCCATTCAAACTCCGGGGTACGCACaggagaatttaaaaaaacctTTTGTCACGAAACGGATTGAGGATTTAACCAGCACTGTGGATTCAGATTATGCGGCTGATAAAGTTGTTCGTAAAgttaaggagggaaggaaattcaTTACGATAGATTTTAACGGCTTCATGTTGTCCGTTTTGCACAGCGGCTATAGGAACCCCGAGTCCTACTTTGATTACTTAGTTTGTGTATCATTCTGTGGCGTCTTCGTTTTTGTGTCATCACTGTACAAACTGTATATTGAGCACATAATCCGAAGGAACGTCTTCCGCCCGTTGGAGGGTGTACGCCCTGGGGGGGAATACTACACCGGggtcttttccccctcaatTTGACTGCCAAATTTGGGGTACTTTTACAAACATATTCGTTCGTAAATTCGTTaatgctttatttttttccaccataGTATATGTTATCATGTGACTGATTAATTTTCACCTGGGAAAGCATTTTCGTGAGTGCTTTCCATAGGTGTGGACGTGTTTCTCCTCCAACCGCCGAAGGCGTCCCATTGGGAGGATCCccttttaaaaggaaaactaTTTCATCGTTTGTTACTTCACATGGgtgttttttaaaagcaaTAAGAATGGGCACACGCGTAAGtaacacatatacatacacatataaacgCAGGTGCACGTTACATGTACGTGTGCGCGCCGGGAATGAGCACAATTGGTGCCACATTCGATTGGGTTGGAGGggttaaaaacaaaaatggggagaggGCAACTGCCCAAAGGAAGCAAAGGTGAAGCCTACGTTTTGGGCCTCAACTTGTCTGATATCCATTTCTTGGCATAGGAAAAAGTGGAGGAGGAATTCCCCCCTCTGTCATCCGTCCCGCCTGGCTGGTACGAATCGGCCGACTGGTTACTACCGTTGATTGTGTTATCGGGGGGGACACCTGCACCGGGGGAGTTGCCCTTATTCGCTGTGTCGTCCATCTTATAGGATGAGTTACCTATCTTGTTCGTGTTCACATTGGTACTGGACATGGTGGACTGGTCGAAGTTGCCGATATTCCTTGCAGAGTCTTCCCCATTGGAGTGGGTCGTATTAATATTGTTGTGCAATCGTGTGTCTTTGTTCATCTCTCTGTGTGCTTCTCCACGGTGGGCTTCCCCACCTTGCCTTGTCGATTTCGGAGGGGGCGGCGGGATAGGTACGTTGGAGtcgttttttccctcccaGTTGTTGacgttgttctttttttttggtgaaaTGGGTGGGGGTTCCGGAACGTGATTCTCCGCTCCCTTGGCAGATCCTGCTTCACGGGAGGTGCTTGCACTGTCCCTACTGCCACTGTTGCCACCATTCatgccaccaccactaccgCTGTTACCCAGGTTGGACTTCTCCGCCGTGTCGTCTCTTCCCTGGTTGAGCTCAATTCGGTTGAACTCCTCAATCAACTCGACCTGCCTGGGGGTCAACCTGTCTGGGATTTTCAGACTAAATTTTACTATCAAGTCACCGTTCGTATGCGAGTCCACTTTGCAAggaccttttcctttaagtACTCTCTCCGAGTTTGGATATGTTTTGGGTCTAATGAGGAGATCCATATCTCCATTAAGCGTGGGAACCTTAATCACCCCCCCTAGTAGACACTGCTTCATGGTTAGAGGGACCTCCACATGTATATTATCATCGACCCATTTGAAGATCTTATGCGGTTCGATATTTATAGTAACAAACAGGTGCCCATTCTTCCCACCTCTATAACCTGAGTGTCCCTGGTTTGGTATTCTCATTTGCATTCCCTTCTTAATTCCCGGTGGAATATCTAGGGTAATATTCTTAGTTTGAAATTTCACTCCGCTTCCAGAGCATTGCTTACAAGGGTTGTTAATAATTTGTCCATTGCCTGAGCAGTTTCTACAGGGGACTCCAATGATGATTGGCCCCCTCTCAATTCTTTGGATCCCCGACCCGTTACATACTTTACAAATGGTTAAATTGGTTCCTGGTTTTTTTCCCGATCCGTTACAATTATTACAGGACACCTTTACATTCAAACGGATGTTTTTTTCGCACCCTTTTATTGCCTCCATAAATTTTAG
This region of Plasmodium coatneyi strain Hackeri chromosome 3, complete sequence genomic DNA includes:
- a CDS encoding NAD(P)-binding protein/reductase, producing the protein MLDYVKKYIYFELLLILRVVNYYVPLDRYLNIAVIFYLTFLGLIYLAFKFRYRGGNGSSGVSWAFAGKHVCIVGGSEGLGLSLAKRIVREKPNTLTIMSRNTAKLRTAKEVLLQEVSKQNAHKDPLQINIVKCDIGMKESINEAFQNVQTNNSIDKEKDQWGNQSMGSVQRRNNPPHSQQERGQPLNDVDVLICNAAYICTEENSKLQMYDLLYTVNTNIYGHIDVISRVVKNMKQKRKGFILFVNSEGALYPVYGYSYYLMSKTCLWTYTYILDQELKHYNIHFSNAFLPSIQTPGYAQENLKKPFVTKRIEDLTSTVDSDYAADKVVRKVKEGRKFITIDFNGFMLSVLHSGYRNPESYFDYLVCVSFCGVFVFVSSLYKLYIEHIIRRNVFRPLEGVRPGGEYYTGVFSPSI
- a CDS encoding DNAJ protein translates to MVAPLRILRKGWNEKLLLQRTIFTQVFRRGNVIGSGTLPWQFTKRNINISRRWLNQDPYTVLGLSRNATTNEIKKQFRLLAKKYHPDINPSPDAKQKMASITAAYELLSDPKKKEFYDKTGMTDDMNYDGHGASGSASNFEGAFSGFGDASFMFTDFAEMFSNMAGSKTTSTRGEDIQTEITLKFMEAIKGCEKNIRLNVKVSCNNCNGSGKKPGTNLTICKVCNGSGIQRIERGPIIIGVPCRNCSGNGQIINNPCKQCSGSGVKFQTKNITLDIPPGIKKGMQMRIPNQGHSGYRGGKNGHLFVTINIEPHKIFKWVDDNIHVEVPLTMKQCLLGGVIKVPTLNGDMDLLIRPKTYPNSERVLKGKGPCKVDSHTNGDLIVKFSLKIPDRLTPRQVELIEEFNRIELNQGRDDTAEKSNLGNSGSGGGMNGGNSGSRDSASTSREAGSAKGAENHVPEPPPISPKKKNNVNNWEGKNDSNVPIPPPPPKSTRQGGEAHRGEAHREMNKDTRLHNNINTTHSNGEDSARNIGNFDQSTMSSTNVNTNKIGNSSYKMDDTANKGNSPGAGVPPDNTINGSNQSADSYQPGGTDDRGGNSSSTFSYAKKWISDKLRPKT